DNA from Magnolia sinica isolate HGM2019 chromosome 19, MsV1, whole genome shotgun sequence:
tgaaagtaaccagaactagaactagaataagatgaaatctaaattgagtgaatatgagagaataatggtgaaaatattaatataaaatttgtagaaatcaaaggtaggaaactagggtgccaaggatccacttgtagagatcatggagatctatgcttgattcagaactcaactagacttcaagtcccatcttcattcagttggaagatatattactaaagctcaatctgaacttctttcgatctagttttcaaagagatgaaaggtataagaattagagatgattccatcacaaaaccatgctcatgagacaaagtaaacaatagaattaaactaatccacaaccaatcagaaagATGTTTGAATGTTaggagggattccatcatccaactatgTCTAGGggtaatggtgaacaacagggtttcctaatatcataatcaaaataagggaaaggaaatactcaaagccattgcagatctattataattgaagtcacaacaaatcattaaaaactaaaagcattcctattaatcaaacaaaaatcaatatcaattcagtctaacatgaatcaaagccgtagaatcaatcccatcacgccacaagcttcacctcttagccctagctaagaggtttagcctgacatgattggGCTAGACCTCTCAAAAATCATAAGAAAGCAGTAAAAAAACAGAAACAAACAActtctaaactctctctctctctctctctctctctctctctctctcttccagacGTCCCCCATATTTGAATGATGCCTCCACGGCTGTTCCACACCAAGATatcccttctttctcttctcctctcctttatataggcaccagggggGTCGGTTCGTGGCTGGAGTCGGTGGGAGAACCGACTTTACGCAGCAACCGACCTACGTGCATAAGAAAACGGAAACTGTTTGCGTTTGAAGTGGGATTTGGGACGTTGTCCGTCCCAAAACTCTCTTTTGGCTCCTTGGTTAGGGTTTTAGCTACCCTATGAAgattttggacggtttagatcagacATTTGGCCACAAACAATGGCCCACAACTCCCTAGAATCCCGGACGCGTACGGAAGtccgtttttagaaacttactgcGTTGACGTGGTATTTATATGGTGCCATCCAAACCgtatataaggtcattcccactgggatgaagtgaaaataaaaaatcttaacctgatatatatataaataaaaataaaaaataaaaacttttgtgaccatgtaaatgtttcaatggtgtccAACTGTTCCCTCCTGTGTGGCCCCTTGAGTCTTAGATCCAGCTGATTTCAATGGTGTCCAACCGTATACaaggacgttcaattatcacgtttttggcccacttgagtttcagaaatggttcatttttggcattatgtcctaaaatgtactcacaaaacggattgacggggaggatttctcacaaacatcacggtggaccccacctgagttcccaacGCAGGAACTCTCCACGAAAGTCTTTCCCAGGAAATCGGCTTCCCGGAAACGCAACCTTTCTTACTAATGGAGCGGTATTTTGtaaattgttttttattttattaaagagCTGTGCTGATGTCAGtacaaatgacgtggaccaattaaATTCTAGGATACGGGGAGACAGGGTGCGctggaaacagaggatccgcactcatatgagctacaagagctacAAATATTGTATGTGAGTACAACTCATCCTGCATTCATGttctttcttcttcatcatccCATTTCCTATCCACGTAATGGAATTCCCACGTTTCAATCTCAGGGTATTATGGTCATTTATCCTCTTCCATGCAATCCTTCTCTCCTCCATCAACCCCTGCTCACCCTCTGTAATTACattgaaaaatgagacagatcgacTCGCATTGCTCGCATTTAAAGAAGGTATTTCCAAAGATCCTCTTGGAATATTGAGTTCATGGAACGATTCTCTCCATTTCTGCAAATGGGAGGGAGTCACCTGCAGTCGCCGCCATCACCAGAGGGTCACCATCTTAAACCTGACGGACCACagcttggtgggccacatatcaccTCACATTGGAAATCTCTCTTTCTTGAGAAGAATCGATCTCTCCACCAATAAATTCCAAGGCAAAATCCCTCAAGAAATCGGTCGTTTGTTCCGTCTTCAGATTCTCAACCTGACTGATAATTCACTCCAAGGAgaaattgttgtattttgttttaaaatagcattaaaatttgaattttcaaattttcggtaatttccctccaattttgaaaagttgtagtacttttgagttgtagattttgtcccacatcggatttgaaaaggtaaactatcttgtatataagatagtctttttgcctagggcttgagcccctttcagggggcatgtgaatttggtcctgtgggggggctatgccaatagctctaatctatgccattgactacACACGCGCGCgtgcgcgccgagccgagccgagtcgtgccgtgccgagccgagccgagccgagtccgagtccgtgtccgtgtgcgtgtgcgtgtgcgtgtgcgcgtgcgcgacgcgacgggacgggacgggctgggctaggttgggtgcgggtgcgggtgcgggtgcggtgtgtgtactcgcaggactgtatgtgtgGGAGTATACTCGCatttgcgctttttcgttttaaaccagagagatgcgtcccttccggttggtcgcacctgttgggtttaaacccaacggacctaaccttttataaagggtgcttatgcaccacttcggagtctatataaagataaccgattccagtttcaaatacgaaaaattcttctcttataaaatgcTCTCTGATATTCAGTTTTAAgcaattttctactgagttcatcgctgagtcaacttagcactttcggattaaactgcaagtggttcgagcgcgtgtacagtgagtgcaccgctgggaccgggtcatagtcgttgtatcctggaggtcgattgctctagaaacctgttgcacttgggacgctgtccaaggggagcaaattcgatttcaagctgagtgactcagtcacgcctcgactcattcaataagttcttctttctcaaaatttattttccttttttggttctcaatttttaatagtcagttaattcaactaaatataacaacaatcttgaaatcgaaatttgttgaattacatagactatggctacagtaacagtaaatgcttctactgagttagccaaaatcgaaccgttcgctggacaatcatttaaacggtggaaacaaaaattgatgttcgctctgaccaccctgaaagtttcatacattttatctgaatcatttactatagatccagcaaatcaaactgaagtaacagatgaaaataattgtaaaaattatattctaaactctttatccaacgaactatatgtcgtgtatgcttcttacgtgtctgctaaagacatatggactactttggaaaagaaatacatattagaagatgcaggcgctaagaaacatgcaattgctaatttccttcattatgaaatgacagacgatatacctgtcacaaatcagattcatgattttcaaagtctagttcatgaactatcgacagaaggaattaagttggatgaagtgtttctgtcaggagcactaatagaaaagttaccgccctcctggaaagaatataagaatagaatgaaacataaaaagaatggtgtttctttggaaaccactatcgtacacatacgaatagaggaggctaatagaatcagggaccaaaaagaaaataaaaatgagatagattcaaaggcgaatcttgtggaatcaagtcgggcaaataataagaaaaagggcaactgtcataactgtggcaaacctggacattatacaaatgaatgcaggctcaaaaagaagaatgcaaacaatcaattcaagaaaaagaaaaactgctacaactgtggaaagcctgggcatcatgtcaaaactgcaggcttaagaaaaacaaagataagtcgcaagctaatcttacagaaacaggcaatgagtctgacatgatagtagctgtggtgtcagaagtcttccttgtaaacaacttggagtgggtactagacactggtgcaactaggcacttGTGCAAGGAtcatagcatgtttacctcctattaaatatcaggagatgatgaacaggtgttcatgggtaatgttagaacgtctccagttgtagggaaagggaaagtacttctgaaactcacttctggaaagactctaatgttgaatgatgtcctacatgtgcccgacattagaagaaacttggtctctggttcattcctcaataaggctggtgttaagttagtatttgattcaaataagcttgtaatgactaagaatggaacttttgttggtaaggggtactgtagcgatggtttattcattataaatgtatccaatgataataataagaagacattcagttctatTTATAttgttgaacctttttatctatggcatagtagattaggtcatgtgaatatagcatctttgaagaaaatgaaaagattaggtttattatctaatatatctaatgaagaatttaacaaatgtgaaacatgtgtcgaatcaaaattcattagaaaaccttttaaacaaatagaaagatcatctgttctattagagttaatacacagtaacttaggtgattttagaaatcacatgtctagaggtggaaaaagatattatataacttttgtagatgattactctaggttcactagagtttatctgttaaggaacaaagatgaagctttagatgctttttctaaatataaaattgaagttgaaaatcagttaaatataaaaattaaaagacttagaacagatagaggaggtgaatatgaatcttctcaatttagagaattatgtgaaaagaatggaatagttcacgaaactacagctccttatacaccagaacaaaatggaatagcagaacgtaagaatagaactctaaaagagatgatgaatgctatgttaaatagttcaggcttaccttcaaatatgtggggagaagcaattttatctgcttgttatattctaaataggattccttctaaatcttctgaacaaacaccatatgaactatggaagaatcatgttcctagttacaaatatattaaagtgtggggtgtcttgctaaagtaggattacttgaaactaagaaaagaaagttaggtcctaaaacgaccgactgtatatttataggttacgcacaaaatagtgcgacctataggtttctagttttaaaaactaaggataataatctagatcctaatacaattatagaagctagggatgcagagttctttgagaacatattccctatgaaatctaaatctataggaatagaggaagtcaatgaatcagatattgcatctactagtaaaaatgcatacgagaaagtagtagaagagatacaaccaagaaaaagtactagggttagaagagaaactaacctaggagatggttttttcactttcttagtagaagatgatcctacaacctatatagaagtaattaactctccagatgcaaccttttagaaggaagcaataaatgatgagttagaatctattatatctaataacacttggaaaattgtagacctaccacctggaaataaaccaataggttgtaaatgggtgtttagaaagaaactaaaaccagatgggactattgataagtttaaggctaggttggtaacgaaaggctttaaacaaaaagaaggaatagattactttgatacttactctcctgtaactagaattacaactattagggtcttaatagcgatagcctccatatataaactagtggtacaccagatggacgttaagacagctttcctaaatggagacttagaagaagaaatatatatggaacaacttgagggttataagatatcaagaaaagaaaataaagtatgtagactaattaaatcattatatggtttaaaacaggctcctaaacaatggcatgaaaaatttaatggtattttaaaatcaaatggttatcatataaatgatgtagatagatgtgtatatagtaaaatttctgaaaatgattatgttattatatgcctttatgttgatgacatgcttatttttggaactaatattaaattagttaatacaactaagaaattcttgtcatctaagtttgacatgaaagacttaggagaggctagtgtaatcttgggtattgaagtaaccaggaaaaatgatgttattatattatctcaatctcattacattgagaagatattgagaaagtttaaccattttgaccgTTTACCtatcagtactccttatgattatagtgtgactctcatgaagaatacagaaaatagtgtgtctcaattggaatattccagaataattggtagccttatgtatctaacaaactgcactagaccagacattgcttttgcagtagataggctaagtagatatacacataaccctggaaaagagcattggaatgctttgtctaggattttgagatacctaaaaggcagtatagcctatggtttacattataatgattttcctgctgtattagaaggatacagtgatgctaattggattagtgattcagatgagacaaaatccacgagtggatatgtcttcactttaggtggaggagcagtctcttggaagtctaccaagcagacatgtatcgctcggtctactatggaatccgagtttattgccttagaaaaggctggaacagaagccgagtggcttagaaatctcttagctaatataccattgtggccaaagcctgtatcgaccatatctattcattgtgactgtcaagcagttatagcgaaagcaaagagtaaaatatataatggaaagagcaggcatattagactcagacacaacatagtgaaacatatgttgcgtgatggagtcatatctattgactttgtgaggtcagaaaagaatctagcagatcctctgactaaaggactatctaaaaggttagtcaatgatacatcgaagggaatggggctgagcctaatatatgagctgccagtgtcggcaacccaacttatacaagtggagatcccatgagataggttcaatgggtaaacaataagacacgaggtagacgattacactgagttgtatgagccccttctatggtgtacagtgcgagcagcaacgcaaaaggatgagttgttagaactcttaatgaatccatagccatatatttgatggtgtatacagttgctgcatacacttgatggaattcacctatatgggtgtggaggtggaggccgcttcctatgagaatttaggcgaattctctagagcactcatgaaatccaagtaatggtgtatggccgaaacgcaccgaaccacaGAATCACttacagaggaagagttgtgtgagtggcatgtacttgcgatctacattaaaaggattcaggttcaagactatggtgtcacctgattcctgtagacctatcttgcttactctaatgtcggttcaagtctatggtgacaccggcaccattgcacaactattacgctttaatccgaaagggttttattttaaaacatgtaggggattgttgtattttgttttaaaatagcattaaaattcgaatttttaaattttcggtaatttccctccaattttgaaaagttgtagtacttttgagttgtggattttgtcccacatcggatttgaaaaggtaaactatcttgtatataagatagtctttttgcctagggcttgagcccctttcagggggcatgtgaatttggtcctgtgggggggctatgccaatagctctaatctatgccattgaccacacacgcgcgcgcgcgccgagccgagccgagccgagccgtgccgtgccgagccgagccgagccgagcccgagtccgtgtgtgcgtgcgcgtgcgcgacgcgacgcgacgggctgggctgggctgggctgggtgcgggtgcgggtgcggtgtgtgtactcgcgtgagtgtgtgtatgggtactcgcaggactgtatgtgcgggagtatactcgcatttgcgctttttcgttttaaaccagagagatgcgtcccttccggttggtcgcacctgttgggtttaaacccaacggacctaaccttttataaagggtgcttatgcaccacttcggagtctatataaagataaccgattccagtttcaaatacgaaaaattcttctcttataaaacgctctctgatattcggttttaagcaattttctactgagttcatcgctgagtcaactcagcactttcggattaaactgcaagtggttcgagcccgtgtacagtgagtgcaccgctgggaccgggtcatagtcgttgtatcctggaggtcaattgctctggaaacctgttgcacttaggacgctgtccaaggggagcaaattcgatttcaagccgagtgactcagtcacgcctcgactcattcaataagttcttctttctcaaaatttattttccttttttggttctcgatttttaatagtctatttaattcaactaaatataaCAACAgaaattccatccaatctgaccCACTGCTCAGAAATCATAGCCATTCACATCGAGCGGAATCAGTTGGACGGAAAACTTCCCACTGAGCTTGGCTCTTTGTCAAAGCTCAATGCTCTTAACGTCTACCGCAACAATCTCAGTGGAAGCATCCCACCTTCGTTGGGGAACCTTTCCTCTCTCACCACTCTTGATCTAACAAATAACATTTTGGACGGGCAAATTCCAAACCAGCTTGGTCAATTGGCAGGCATTATCTCTTTCCAGGTAGGTGGAAATCAGTTATCAGGTACGATTCCACCATCGATTTATAATCTCTCATCCATCCAAGTGTTTAGCGTGGCTTCTAATCGGCTACATGGAagctttccacccaacctaggcctTGCTTTTCCGCACCTGGAATGGATTTCTGTAGCTGTAAACCAATTCACTGGAACGCTGCCAAATTCATTGTCCAATGCTTCAAGTCTCGACCTTGTTGATTTTAGCAACAACAGTTTTAGTGGACATGTGCCTTTGAATCTAGGAAGTCTTTCCCGTCTCTACCGTTTCAATGTCGAGGTAAATCAGCTTGGAAGCAGGGAAGGTGATGACCTGAGCTTCCTTACTTCACTGACCAACTGCACCAATTTACAAGCCATATCTGCTAGTTTTAATTATCTCTCTGGTGAGTTGCCCGGCTCCATTGCTAATCTCTCGACACAGCTAAATATTCTGCTTTTAGGAAAAAACAAGATATTTGGAATCATTCCCAAGGAAATCGACAATCTCATCAACTTGAATGCTCTGAATCTGGGAGGGAATTCCATGAAGGGTACTCTTCCAGATGCTattgggaagcttaacaagttgcaAGCCTTGATTCTCTATCGAAATGAATTTTCAGGGCAAATCCCACCTTCAATTGGCAACATCACTGGATTAAGCAAACTCTACTTGTATGGAAATGATTTCCATGGAAGCATACCTTCTAGTTTTGGAAATTGGGGATTTATGGAAGAATTTTACATTTTTGAAAATAAACTCAATGGTACCATACTCAAACAAGTCGGCGCAGCTCAAATCAGCCTGTCTTGTAATTCATTCACTGGGTCTCTCCTGCTGGAAgttgataacttagaaaatattcggGAAATGGACGTCTCAGATAACAAACTATCAGGTGAAATTCCAGATACGTTAGGAAAGTGTCAAAGCATGGAGTTGCTTTATATGCATGGCAACTTGTTTCAAGGAACCATTCCAGAGTCTCTAAAGAATTTAAAAGGTATCGAAGGGCTAGATCTTTCGTGCAATAACTTGTCTGGGCAGATTCCAAAGTATTTTGAAGAATTTCATTTCTTACAGTATTTGAATTTGTCATTCAATAATTTCGAAGGTGAAGTGCCCAAAGGAGGGATCTTTGGAAATGCCAATGCAATTTCAGTTGTCGGAAACAGCAAACTCTGTGGTGGTATGCCAGAACTACAATTGCAAGGGTGCCCTAAGGAAGCTTCTAAGAAAAGAGGAAAGCCTCTTGCTTCCAGAGTAAAAGTCACAGTTATTACTGTGGTTTTATCTTTGTTTCTCCTGTCGTGTATCATTGCAGCTCTTTATTGGAGAAGAAATTCTCCAAAGAAAGCTTCTTCTCCATCTTCCACACAGAATCAGTGGTTACAAGTTTCTTATGCAGATCTCCTTCAAGCAACAGATGGGTTTTCTTCAGCTAACTTAATTGGTGTGGGAAGTTTCGGTTCTGTATATAAAGGAGTACTAGAATGCTTTGAAACACTTGTTGCAGTGAAGGTACTCAACCTCCTACAGCAAGGAGCTTTTAAGAGTTTTGCAGTTGAATGCGAAGCATTAAGAAACATCCGGCATCGAAATCTTGTCAAGATCTTAACGGTTTGCTCGAGCATTGATTTTAATGGCAATGATTTCAGAGCTCTAGTGTTTGAGTACATGCCTAATGGTAGTCTGGAGAAGTGGTTGCATCCAAATGTAGATGAACAACCTCAATTGAGGAATTTGAATCTTACCCAGAGGCTAAATATAGCCATTGATGTGGCTTTGGCATTAGATTATCTTCATCGTCATTACCAAACACCAATTGTTCATCGGGACCTAAAACCAAGCAATGTTCTTCTTAATGTTGACATGGTTGCCCATGTGGGTGACTTTGGTTTGGCAAGGTTCCTCTCTGAAGCTGCAGAAAGTTGCTCTCAAAATCAGATCAGCACATCTGGGATTAAGGGATCTATTGGGTATATTCCTCCAGGTAATTAAGGATTTTAGTCCTTTATCGTTTTATTTTTATCCATTTATCTTGCAAAATGATTGgtaatttccatatatatatatatta
Protein-coding regions in this window:
- the LOC131234574 gene encoding probable LRR receptor-like serine/threonine-protein kinase At3g47570; amino-acid sequence: MVSGARPLAGISAPPPVKFQGAQEVFFPPLRRVQAPFLFAPPGRREEGYCFKGAFGEIPSNLTHCSEIIAIHIERNQLDGKLPTELGSLSKLNALNVYRNNLSGSIPPSLGNLSSLTTLDLTNNILDGQIPNQLGQLAGIISFQVGGNQLSGTIPPSIYNLSSIQVFSVASNRLHGSFPPNLGLAFPHLEWISVAVNQFTGTLPNSLSNASSLDLVDFSNNSFSGHVPLNLGSLSRLYRFNVEVNQLGSREGDDLSFLTSLTNCTNLQAISASFNYLSGELPGSIANLSTQLNILLLGKNKIFGIIPKEIDNLINLNALNLGGNSMKGTLPDAIGKLNKLQALILYRNEFSGQIPPSIGNITGLSKLYLYGNDFHGSIPSSFGNWGFMEEFYIFENKLNGTILKQVGAAQISLSCNSFTGSLLLEVDNLENIREMDVSDNKLSGEIPDTLGKCQSMELLYMHGNLFQGTIPESLKNLKGIEGLDLSCNNLSGQIPKYFEEFHFLQYLNLSFNNFEGEVPKGGIFGNANAISVVGNSKLCGGMPELQLQGCPKEASKKRGKPLASRVKVTVITVVLSLFLLSCIIAALYWRRNSPKKASSPSSTQNQWLQVSYADLLQATDGFSSANLIGVGSFGSVYKGVLECFETLVAVKVLNLLQQGAFKSFAVECEALRNIRHRNLVKILTVCSSIDFNGNDFRALVFEYMPNGSLEKWLHPNVDEQPQLRNLNLTQRLNIAIDVALALDYLHRHYQTPIVHRDLKPSNVLLNVDMVAHVGDFGLARFLSEAAESCSQNQISTSGIKGSIGYIPPEHGMGGKVSTHGDVYSYGILLLEMITGKRPTDDMFKDNQSLHHFAKSAFPKQVMEIIDPRLLLEDAETIQDSENHNNLTNRMHDCLVSLVNIGVSCSTETPKERMKMRDVVMEMHAIRDLYLKVGIHQQTQNRPLLLGEGSSYLGNY